One segment of Capnocytophaga sp. oral taxon 878 DNA contains the following:
- a CDS encoding CPBP family intramembrane glutamic endopeptidase, whose protein sequence is MKKYNHPFLFFGLSLVIPWVLWFVVAYWSHQPKAPNAFWTGLFELAGLVVPMVVAGCLFARDRALWADLKGRFIGRNLLYNRYFWITLLFPPISIVMAQLLSLDLGHSLDQFYISGDPSFSSEPLNAWVVLCLAPVFEELAWHTYGIDALRSRWSLFASSVIFTVYWGLWHLPLFFVKDYYQSNIQAEGWIYTANFFVSLFAFVFIINWLYYKSGRNVLVAILFHLVANVSNEIFATHPDSKVIQSGLFAILMGYILVRERKLFFR, encoded by the coding sequence ATGAAAAAATATAATCATCCTTTTTTGTTTTTTGGTTTATCCTTGGTGATTCCTTGGGTATTGTGGTTTGTGGTGGCTTATTGGAGTCACCAGCCAAAAGCGCCTAATGCTTTTTGGACAGGTTTATTTGAATTGGCGGGCTTGGTGGTGCCGATGGTAGTGGCGGGATGCCTTTTTGCACGTGATAGAGCCTTATGGGCAGACCTTAAAGGGCGTTTTATAGGGAGGAATCTACTCTACAACCGCTATTTCTGGATTACGCTCTTATTTCCGCCTATTTCGATTGTGATGGCACAGTTGCTTTCGCTGGATTTGGGGCATAGTCTTGACCAGTTTTACATTTCGGGGGATCCGAGTTTTAGTTCGGAGCCTTTGAATGCGTGGGTTGTGCTTTGCTTGGCGCCTGTATTTGAGGAGTTGGCTTGGCATACTTATGGTATTGATGCGTTGCGCAGTAGGTGGAGTTTGTTTGCCTCATCGGTTATTTTTACGGTGTATTGGGGGTTGTGGCATTTGCCTTTATTCTTCGTAAAAGATTATTACCAGAGCAATATACAAGCGGAAGGGTGGATTTATACGGCTAACTTTTTTGTGAGTTTGTTTGCTTTTGTGTTTATCATTAACTGGTTGTATTACAAATCGGGGCGGAATGTGCTGGTGGCGATATTGTTTCATTTGGTAGCGAATGTTTCTAACGAAATCTTTGCTACGCACCCTGATAGCAAGGTGATACAGAGTGGGCTGTTTGCCATACTAATGGGGTATATATTGGTGAGGGAGAGGAAGCTGTTTTTTAGGTAA